In Actinomyces weissii, a genomic segment contains:
- the rplT gene encoding 50S ribosomal protein L20 → MARVKRAVNAHKKRRSVLEQASGYRGQRSRLYRKAKEQVTHSGVYAFRDRRARKGEMRRLWIQRINAAARAEGLTYNRFVQGLVLAGVEIDRRMLAELAVNEPASFKAVVEVAKKALPEDVNAPKA, encoded by the coding sequence ATGGCACGTGTGAAGCGGGCTGTCAACGCCCACAAGAAGCGTCGTTCCGTCCTCGAGCAGGCCTCCGGCTACCGCGGCCAGCGCTCGCGCCTGTACCGCAAGGCCAAGGAGCAGGTCACCCACTCCGGCGTCTACGCCTTCCGTGACCGCCGCGCCCGCAAGGGTGAGATGCGCCGTCTGTGGATCCAGCGCATCAACGCCGCCGCCCGCGCCGAGGGCCTGACCTACAACCGCTTCGTCCAGGGCCTGGTCCTGGCCGGGGTGGAGATCGACCGCCGTATGCTGGCTGAGCTGGCCGTCAACGAGCCCGCGAGCTTCAAGGCCGTGGTGGAGGTCGCCAAGAAGGCCCTCCCCGAGGACGTCAACGCGCCCAAGGCCTGA
- a CDS encoding SseB family protein — MSQAADPAGDQDPQVARALAARAKLERLLAAPTPFAGDDGAAAPAVTAALAARHLPRHEYLDGLLAALRGSRVLVPVAAHALPGQSSHEPHTATACEDAATLAVHLPDGHRALPVFTSVAAMRAWRQDVRPVPVDCQQAAQVACTATDQLWVLDPGSLDLRLPRPAVVAFAGGEDWVPSWRNQAVQEEVASQLEQVEGVSAVAFAPGEQAELRVFLRLDASGGMPAVAQALEACQHVMVNPAWGELIDTVELCPLPA, encoded by the coding sequence ATGAGCCAGGCCGCGGACCCGGCGGGCGACCAGGACCCGCAGGTGGCCCGGGCCCTGGCTGCCCGTGCCAAGCTGGAGCGCCTGCTGGCCGCCCCCACCCCCTTCGCAGGCGACGACGGCGCCGCCGCCCCTGCCGTCACTGCGGCCTTGGCGGCGCGACACCTGCCCCGGCACGAGTACCTGGACGGACTGCTGGCCGCCTTGCGGGGCTCGCGCGTGCTGGTTCCGGTGGCCGCCCACGCCCTGCCCGGGCAGTCCTCCCACGAGCCGCACACGGCCACCGCCTGCGAGGACGCCGCCACCCTGGCGGTGCATCTGCCTGACGGGCACCGCGCCCTGCCGGTGTTCACCTCGGTGGCGGCGATGCGGGCCTGGCGCCAGGACGTGCGCCCGGTGCCGGTGGACTGCCAGCAGGCCGCCCAGGTGGCCTGCACCGCCACGGACCAGTTGTGGGTGCTGGACCCCGGCAGCCTGGACCTGCGGCTGCCGCGCCCCGCGGTGGTGGCCTTCGCGGGCGGGGAGGACTGGGTGCCCTCCTGGCGCAACCAGGCCGTGCAGGAGGAGGTGGCCTCGCAGCTGGAGCAGGTGGAGGGCGTCAGCGCCGTCGCCTTCGCCCCGGGGGAGCAGGCGGAGCTGCGCGTCTTCCTGCGCCTGGACGCCAGCGGGGGCATGCCGGCGGTGGCGCAGGCCCTGGAGGCCTGCCAGCACGTGATGGTGAACCCGGCCTGGGGTGAGCTGATCGACACCGTGGAGCTGTGCCCGCTGCCAGCCTGA
- the pheS gene encoding phenylalanine--tRNA ligase subunit alpha has protein sequence MTDAPGALSPLDEGGLKALVEEAVAAIGATKGLAALKEARLAYTGDTSALALANRAIGRLDKADKPTAGRLLGAARARVSKALAERQALLEAQAEAAMLANEAVDVTVPTARTTTGARHPLDVLVDEVSDFFTSMGWSVAEGPEVEHEWFDFDALNFDADHPARQMQDTFYIDGASVGAAPGQAANLVMRTHTSPVQAHVMLESQPPIYIACPGKVFRSDELDATHTPVFHQVEGLAVDKGLTMAHLKGVLDHFARAMFGPEARTRLRPSFFPFTEPSAEMDLWFPQKKGGPGWIEWGGCGMVNPKVLTACGIDPQVYTGFAFGMGLERTLMLRHGIADMHDIVEGDIRFSQQFGTTGKGH, from the coding sequence ATGACTGACGCACCCGGCGCGCTGTCGCCGCTGGACGAGGGCGGGCTCAAGGCCCTCGTGGAGGAGGCCGTGGCCGCCATCGGCGCCACCAAGGGCCTGGCCGCACTCAAGGAGGCACGCCTGGCCTACACCGGTGACACCTCTGCGCTCGCCCTGGCCAACCGGGCCATCGGCAGGCTGGACAAGGCGGACAAGCCCACCGCGGGCAGGCTCCTGGGGGCCGCGCGCGCTCGTGTCAGCAAGGCCCTGGCCGAGCGCCAGGCCCTGCTGGAGGCCCAGGCGGAGGCCGCCATGCTCGCCAACGAGGCCGTGGACGTCACCGTGCCCACCGCCCGCACCACCACCGGCGCCCGCCACCCCCTGGACGTCCTGGTGGACGAGGTCAGCGACTTCTTCACCTCCATGGGCTGGTCCGTGGCCGAGGGCCCGGAGGTGGAGCACGAGTGGTTCGACTTCGATGCCCTGAACTTCGACGCCGACCACCCCGCCCGCCAGATGCAGGACACCTTCTACATCGACGGCGCCTCCGTGGGGGCCGCCCCCGGGCAGGCCGCCAACCTGGTCATGCGCACCCACACCTCCCCGGTGCAGGCCCACGTGATGCTGGAGAGCCAGCCCCCGATCTACATCGCCTGCCCCGGCAAGGTCTTCCGCTCCGACGAGCTGGACGCCACCCACACCCCCGTCTTCCACCAGGTGGAGGGCCTGGCCGTGGACAAGGGCCTGACCATGGCGCACCTCAAGGGGGTCCTGGACCACTTCGCCCGCGCCATGTTCGGCCCCGAGGCCCGCACCCGCCTGCGCCCCTCCTTCTTCCCCTTCACCGAGCCCAGCGCCGAGATGGACCTGTGGTTCCCTCAGAAGAAGGGTGGCCCCGGCTGGATCGAGTGGGGCGGCTGCGGCATGGTCAACCCCAAGGTCCTGACCGCCTGCGGCATCGACCCGCAGGTCTACACCGGCTTCGCCTTCGGCATGGGCCTGGAGCGCACCCTCATGCTGCGCCACGGCATCGCTGACATGCACGACATCGTCGAGGGCGACATCCGCTTCTCCCAGCAGTTCGGCACCACCGGAAAGGGCCACTGA
- a CDS encoding PTS transporter subunit EIIC: MSATASTSPAASAPVTGTATDRPTSTATAPARRGSGSTFKLLQRLGKAFILPIAILPAAGLLLGIGGALSTPATVAAYPALDNRLLQGVFIVMAQAGAAVFANLAMLLSIGLCIGLAKRDKGTAALAGIVGYLVMVATIKGLIEVFYPGNPDMSIDTGVVGSLVVGGVAVWLHNRYHSIRLPQVLGFFGGSRFVPIVTSFAAILVGAVFFLVWPTFQGWLTQAGNSIASLGVVGTFLYGLVMRLSGAVGLHHIIYPMFWYTELGGTEVVAGESVVGAQRIFFAQLADPGHTGLYTHGTRFFAGRFDTMIFGLPGAALAMYHSVPRARRKAYLGLFLGVSLTSILTGITEPLEYMFLFVAPELYVIHCVYDGLSFLVADLLSVRIGNTFSGGLIDFTLFGILQGNDSTNWVRVIPVGILWFGLYYVTFRLWISFRDVMTPGRGEDSESPGADIAASLREPALATASAGAGAPDGAGAGPGARTGAEAAATSSLQAGAGHSDGAQRHALELNALDIIEALGGAQNIEDVDACITRLRVSVLDPAKVDKDAFTLRLGATAVFSVQGGVQAVYGGDAIIYKGIINEHLGLDD, encoded by the coding sequence ATGTCCGCTACCGCCAGCACCAGCCCAGCCGCCAGCGCACCGGTAACAGGTACGGCCACCGACAGGCCCACCAGCACTGCCACCGCCCCCGCCCGCCGCGGCTCCGGCTCCACCTTCAAGCTCCTGCAGCGGCTCGGCAAGGCCTTCATTCTGCCTATCGCGATCCTGCCTGCCGCGGGCCTGCTGCTTGGCATCGGGGGTGCCCTGTCCACCCCCGCCACCGTGGCCGCCTACCCCGCCCTGGACAACCGCCTCCTGCAAGGGGTGTTCATCGTCATGGCCCAGGCGGGCGCCGCCGTCTTCGCCAACCTGGCCATGCTGCTGTCCATCGGCCTGTGCATCGGCCTGGCCAAGCGCGACAAGGGCACCGCCGCCCTGGCCGGGATCGTCGGCTACCTGGTCATGGTGGCCACCATCAAGGGCCTGATCGAGGTCTTCTACCCCGGCAACCCGGACATGAGCATCGACACCGGCGTCGTGGGCTCCCTGGTGGTCGGCGGCGTGGCCGTGTGGCTGCACAACCGCTACCACAGCATCCGCCTGCCCCAGGTGCTGGGGTTCTTCGGCGGCTCACGCTTCGTGCCGATCGTGACCTCCTTCGCCGCGATCCTGGTCGGGGCCGTGTTCTTCCTGGTCTGGCCTACCTTCCAGGGCTGGCTCACCCAGGCGGGCAACAGCATCGCCTCCCTGGGGGTGGTGGGAACCTTCCTGTACGGCCTGGTCATGCGGCTGTCCGGGGCCGTGGGCCTGCACCACATCATCTACCCGATGTTCTGGTACACCGAGCTCGGCGGCACCGAGGTAGTGGCCGGTGAGAGCGTGGTGGGTGCCCAGAGGATCTTCTTCGCCCAGCTGGCCGACCCGGGCCACACCGGCCTGTACACCCACGGCACCCGCTTCTTCGCCGGGCGCTTCGACACCATGATCTTTGGTCTGCCCGGCGCTGCGCTGGCCATGTACCACTCGGTGCCCAGGGCCCGCCGCAAGGCCTACCTGGGCCTGTTCCTGGGTGTGTCCCTGACCTCGATCCTCACCGGCATCACCGAGCCGCTGGAGTACATGTTCCTGTTCGTGGCCCCCGAGCTCTACGTGATCCACTGCGTCTACGACGGGCTGTCCTTCCTGGTGGCGGACCTGCTGAGCGTGCGCATCGGCAACACCTTCTCCGGCGGGCTGATCGACTTCACCCTCTTTGGGATCCTCCAGGGCAACGACTCCACCAACTGGGTGCGGGTCATCCCGGTGGGGATCCTCTGGTTCGGCCTGTACTACGTGACCTTCCGCCTGTGGATCTCCTTCCGCGACGTGATGACGCCGGGGCGCGGCGAGGACTCCGAGTCCCCCGGCGCCGACATCGCCGCCAGCCTGCGCGAGCCCGCCCTGGCGACGGCGTCGGCTGGTGCTGGGGCCCCGGACGGTGCAGGGGCTGGTCCGGGGGCCCGGACCGGTGCGGAGGCTGCGGCCACCAGTTCCCTGCAGGCTGGGGCGGGGCACAGCGACGGCGCGCAGCGGCACGCCCTGGAGCTCAACGCCCTGGACATCATCGAGGCCCTGGGCGGGGCACAGAACATTGAGGACGTGGACGCCTGTATCACCCGCCTGCGCGTGTCAGTGCTGGACCCGGCCAAGGTGGACAAGGATGCCTTCACCCTGCGCCTGGGGGCCACCGCGGTCTTCTCCGTGCAGGGCGGCGTGCAGGCCGTCTACGGCGGCGACGCCATCATCTACAAGGGCATCATCAACGAGCACCTGGGCCTGGACGACTGA
- the priA gene encoding bifunctional 1-(5-phosphoribosyl)-5-((5-phosphoribosylamino)methylideneamino)imidazole-4-carboxamide isomerase/phosphoribosylanthranilate isomerase PriA, whose amino-acid sequence MLTLLPAVDVAGGKAVRLLRGEAGSETDYGCPVDAARDWVRAGAQWIHLVDLDAAFGRGSNAPLLARIVGELGVQVELSGGIRDDASLQRALDAGAARVNLGTAALEDPRWTERVIAEHGEKIAVGLDVRGSTLAAHGWTKDAGDLWETLERLDAAGCARYVVTDVTKDGTLSGPNTQLLRQVCQATTAPVTASGGISHLDDLRELAELEPLGLDSVVIGKALYSGAFTLEQALAVTSGQDAHRGLEA is encoded by the coding sequence ATGCTCACGCTTCTGCCAGCCGTTGACGTCGCGGGCGGTAAAGCCGTCCGCCTGCTGCGGGGGGAGGCGGGCAGCGAGACCGACTACGGCTGCCCGGTGGACGCTGCCCGGGACTGGGTGCGGGCCGGGGCGCAGTGGATCCACCTGGTGGACCTGGACGCCGCCTTCGGTCGGGGCTCCAACGCGCCCCTGCTGGCCCGGATCGTGGGGGAGCTGGGGGTGCAGGTAGAGCTGTCGGGCGGTATCCGTGACGACGCCTCCCTGCAGCGGGCGCTGGACGCCGGGGCCGCCCGGGTCAACCTGGGCACAGCCGCCCTGGAGGACCCCCGGTGGACCGAGCGGGTGATCGCCGAGCACGGGGAGAAGATCGCCGTGGGCCTGGACGTGCGCGGCAGCACCCTGGCTGCCCACGGCTGGACCAAGGACGCCGGGGACCTGTGGGAGACCCTGGAGCGCCTGGACGCGGCGGGCTGCGCGCGCTACGTGGTCACGGACGTCACCAAGGACGGCACGCTCTCGGGACCCAACACGCAGCTGCTGCGGCAGGTCTGCCAGGCCACCACGGCCCCGGTGACGGCCTCCGGGGGAATCTCCCACCTGGACGACCTGCGGGAGCTGGCCGAGCTGGAGCCCCTGGGGCTGGACTCCGTGGTGATCGGCAAGGCCCTGTACTCCGGGGCCTTCACCCTGGAGCAGGCCCTGGCGGTGACCAGCGGGCAGGACGCGCACCGGGGACTGGAGGCATGA
- the rpmI gene encoding 50S ribosomal protein L35: MPKNKTHSGAKKRFRVTGSGKLMREQANKRHLLEVKSSRRKRKLSQDQLVDKADQRQVKKLLGR; encoded by the coding sequence ATGCCGAAGAACAAGACGCACTCTGGTGCCAAGAAGCGCTTCCGGGTCACCGGCAGCGGCAAGCTCATGCGTGAGCAGGCCAACAAGCGCCACCTGCTGGAGGTCAAGTCCTCGCGCCGCAAGCGCAAGCTGTCCCAGGACCAGCTGGTCGACAAGGCTGACCAGCGTCAGGTCAAGAAGCTGCTCGGTCGCTGA
- the infC gene encoding translation initiation factor IF-3 encodes MNERIRVPEVRLVGPSGEQVGVVRVEDALRLAEEADLDLVEVAPDARPPVCKLMDYGKFKYESAMKARDARRNQANTQLKEIQFRPKIDEHDYTTKMGHVKRFLEGGDKVKCIVRFRGREQSRPELGIRLLQRVAEQVGELATIESHPRQDGRNMVMVLAPTRRKAEVKSDQRRRREEARAARRQGKVEAAEKSPKQPPAPAEPPAAPAAVEAPKAEAPRTESPKAPAPKTEAPAKPAAAPKPAAAPKPAASKAAPAKPTASKAAKPAAPAKAAAAKPAKPAAPSKEKA; translated from the coding sequence ATCAACGAACGGATCCGCGTCCCCGAGGTGCGCCTCGTCGGACCTAGCGGCGAGCAGGTCGGTGTCGTCCGGGTGGAGGACGCCCTGCGTCTCGCCGAGGAGGCGGACCTTGACCTGGTTGAGGTCGCGCCTGACGCACGCCCCCCGGTGTGCAAGCTCATGGACTATGGCAAGTTCAAGTACGAGTCGGCCATGAAGGCGCGTGACGCCCGGCGCAACCAGGCGAACACGCAGCTCAAGGAGATCCAGTTCCGGCCCAAGATCGACGAGCACGACTACACCACCAAGATGGGGCACGTGAAGCGCTTCCTGGAGGGTGGCGACAAGGTCAAGTGCATCGTCCGCTTCCGAGGGCGGGAGCAGTCCCGCCCTGAGCTGGGCATCCGCCTGCTGCAGCGTGTGGCTGAGCAGGTCGGTGAGCTCGCCACCATCGAGTCCCACCCGCGCCAGGACGGCCGCAACATGGTGATGGTGCTGGCCCCCACCCGCCGCAAGGCGGAGGTCAAGTCCGACCAGCGCCGTCGTCGTGAGGAGGCCCGGGCGGCCCGCCGCCAGGGCAAGGTGGAGGCTGCGGAGAAGAGCCCCAAGCAGCCCCCGGCGCCCGCTGAGCCCCCGGCCGCGCCCGCTGCCGTGGAGGCCCCCAAGGCGGAGGCACCCCGGACCGAGTCCCCAAAGGCTCCGGCCCCCAAGACCGAGGCTCCGGCCAAGCCCGCGGCTGCGCCCAAGCCCGCGGCTGCGCCCAAGCCCGCTGCGAGCAAGGCCGCCCCGGCCAAGCCGACGGCCAGCAAGGCGGCCAAGCCCGCGGCTCCTGCCAAGGCCGCGGCGGCCAAGCCCGCCAAGCCGGCGGCCCCTAGCAAGGAGAAGGCCTGA
- a CDS encoding serine/threonine-protein kinase encodes MSSVPTGFPSPAEPPYQPQGPASPTTMPAIPGVRLEEVIGRGGFATVYGGVQESVQRPVAVKVDSRPLDEERNRRRYLREVQATGRISGHPHVVSLVDTGVLRDGRPYIVMERCDGGSLDNLAALGPLPAPDAVRLVLAAASALGAAHAAGILHRDVKPANILLDSYGSPRLTDFGIAAVVREQQDPTVTLECLTPDFAPPEAFELQPPTPAGDVWSMGATLFYLLTGRGPRRGPEGQPLSLPQIVRELDTPVDLSAATIPQELRPLLSQAMHRDPRQRFPDGTALSEALAQVAPLLGDGGLTVAGPGVAVRLAQAGWEHGAFNAPPGSARFGQVPAARRPAAKGVVAAAAAVGLLAGLSLGSGGTLALSRFVGSAWASGKAPATAPASTPASAPGAVAPTGAATVGPADQQPGSPAGGAAGSSPAPTTEAVAAPQADAGADAPFQVGTCLNGLVSISGVTTTRELPCSEHHSWEVFATGTLSDKTTRFHPDMLNDDPQVDAVCSLEAAMAYGEPSPSIKVLGPNEDEWNAGVRGFSCVVSPTLGGGRVGSYADG; translated from the coding sequence GTGAGCAGCGTCCCTACCGGCTTCCCTTCCCCTGCCGAGCCTCCCTACCAGCCTCAGGGTCCGGCCAGCCCCACCACCATGCCCGCTATCCCTGGCGTGCGCCTGGAGGAGGTGATCGGCCGCGGGGGCTTTGCCACGGTCTACGGCGGCGTGCAGGAGTCCGTGCAGCGGCCCGTGGCGGTGAAGGTGGACTCCCGCCCCCTGGACGAGGAGCGCAACCGCCGCCGCTACCTGCGCGAGGTCCAGGCCACGGGCCGGATCAGCGGCCACCCGCACGTGGTCTCCCTGGTGGACACCGGGGTGCTGCGTGACGGCCGCCCCTACATCGTCATGGAACGCTGCGACGGCGGCTCCCTGGACAACCTGGCGGCTCTGGGCCCGCTGCCCGCCCCGGACGCGGTGCGCCTGGTGCTGGCGGCGGCATCCGCCCTGGGGGCCGCCCACGCCGCCGGGATCCTGCACCGGGACGTCAAGCCCGCCAACATCCTCCTGGACTCCTACGGCTCACCGCGCCTGACCGACTTCGGTATCGCCGCGGTGGTGCGCGAGCAGCAGGACCCGACGGTCACCCTGGAGTGCCTGACCCCGGACTTCGCACCCCCGGAGGCCTTTGAGCTCCAGCCCCCGACGCCTGCCGGGGACGTGTGGTCCATGGGGGCCACGCTCTTCTACCTGCTCACGGGCCGGGGGCCGCGGCGGGGGCCCGAGGGCCAGCCCCTGTCCCTGCCACAGATCGTGCGGGAGCTCGACACGCCAGTGGACCTGTCGGCAGCCACCATCCCCCAGGAGCTGCGGCCCCTGCTGTCCCAGGCGATGCACCGCGACCCGCGCCAGCGCTTCCCCGACGGCACCGCCCTGTCCGAGGCCCTGGCGCAGGTCGCCCCGCTGCTAGGTGACGGCGGCCTGACGGTGGCGGGCCCCGGGGTGGCGGTGCGCCTGGCGCAGGCCGGGTGGGAGCACGGGGCCTTCAACGCCCCGCCCGGCTCAGCCCGGTTCGGGCAGGTGCCTGCCGCCCGGCGGCCTGCGGCCAAGGGCGTGGTAGCGGCCGCGGCTGCCGTGGGCCTGCTGGCGGGCCTGTCCCTGGGCTCCGGCGGCACCCTGGCCCTGAGCCGTTTCGTGGGTAGCGCCTGGGCCTCCGGGAAGGCCCCGGCCACTGCCCCCGCCAGCACCCCAGCCAGCGCCCCGGGAGCGGTGGCTCCCACCGGGGCGGCCACAGTTGGTCCGGCCGACCAGCAGCCCGGCAGCCCGGCAGGCGGCGCAGCTGGTAGCAGCCCGGCGCCCACCACGGAGGCGGTGGCGGCCCCTCAGGCCGACGCCGGAGCTGACGCCCCCTTCCAGGTCGGCACCTGTCTCAACGGGCTGGTGTCCATCTCCGGCGTGACCACGACGCGGGAGCTTCCCTGCTCAGAGCACCACTCCTGGGAAGTGTTCGCCACGGGCACCCTCAGCGACAAGACCACCAGATTCCATCCGGACATGCTGAACGACGACCCACAGGTTGACGCCGTGTGCTCCCTGGAAGCGGCCATGGCCTACGGTGAGCCCTCCCCCAGCATCAAAGTGCTCGGTCCCAACGAGGACGAGTGGAACGCCGGGGTGCGTGGCTTCTCCTGCGTCGTGTCCCCCACGCTGGGCGGGGGCCGCGTCGGCTCCTACGCGGACGGCTGA
- a CDS encoding TrmH family RNA methyltransferase: MTLPQPDLEPTLTNPGAERVSRVAALARRQARAKYGRFLVEGPQGVREAVRHASDAVRDLYLTPAAAQRHPEIWQEAGERGLYRHLVSEEVMAVMSTDAQGVLAVADLPRLRGPQALAEALAGARLVAVLTEAQDPGNAGTIIRVADAAGADAVVLVKGSVEATSPKVVRSTAGSLFHLPVVTGVSLEETTAALRAAGLAVLAADGRGSVPLFDAEAMLSGPAAWLLGNEAHGLSGQAVAAADAVVAIPIYGQAESLNVAAAATVCLYASARAQRLGAQN; this comes from the coding sequence ATGACGCTGCCACAGCCCGACCTGGAGCCCACCCTGACCAACCCTGGTGCGGAGCGGGTGAGCCGGGTGGCCGCCCTGGCCCGCCGTCAGGCCCGCGCCAAGTACGGACGCTTCCTGGTGGAGGGGCCGCAGGGGGTGCGTGAGGCGGTCCGCCACGCGAGCGACGCCGTGCGCGACCTCTACCTGACCCCGGCGGCCGCCCAGCGCCACCCGGAGATCTGGCAGGAGGCGGGGGAGCGGGGCCTGTACCGGCACCTGGTCTCCGAGGAGGTCATGGCGGTCATGAGCACCGACGCCCAGGGGGTCCTGGCGGTGGCGGACCTGCCACGGCTGCGGGGGCCGCAGGCGCTGGCCGAAGCCCTGGCGGGGGCCCGGCTCGTGGCGGTGCTCACGGAGGCACAGGACCCGGGCAACGCGGGCACGATCATCAGGGTGGCCGACGCCGCCGGTGCCGACGCCGTGGTGCTGGTCAAGGGCAGCGTGGAGGCGACCAGCCCCAAGGTGGTGCGCTCCACGGCAGGCTCCCTGTTCCACCTGCCGGTGGTCACCGGGGTGAGCCTGGAGGAGACCACCGCCGCCCTGCGCGCCGCCGGGCTGGCCGTGCTGGCTGCTGACGGGCGAGGGAGCGTGCCGCTCTTCGACGCTGAGGCAATGCTCAGCGGCCCGGCGGCCTGGCTGCTGGGCAACGAGGCGCACGGCCTGAGCGGGCAGGCGGTGGCCGCCGCCGACGCCGTCGTCGCCATCCCGATCTACGGGCAGGCAGAGTCGTTGAACGTGGCGGCTGCCGCGACCGTCTGCCTCTACGCCTCCGCCCGCGCCCAGCGCCTGGGCGCCCAGAACTGA
- the hisH gene encoding imidazole glycerol phosphate synthase subunit HisH, with amino-acid sequence MSQPRVVVLSYGSGNVHSAVRALERAGAAVELTAEPTAVEEADGLLVPGVGAFGAVMQQLRAVGAPRLIDRRLAGGRPVLGVCVGMQVMFESSTEHGTTESGLGQWPGSVERLQAPVVPHMGWSKVRVPAGSVLFDGLAGQRFYFVHSYAALRDPAELLGPGPTTPPLATWATHGVDFLAAVENGALSATQFHPEKSGEAGIQLLRNWLATL; translated from the coding sequence ATGAGCCAGCCGCGCGTCGTCGTCCTGTCATACGGGAGCGGGAACGTCCACTCCGCCGTCCGTGCCCTGGAGCGGGCCGGGGCGGCGGTGGAGCTCACGGCTGAGCCCACCGCGGTGGAGGAGGCGGACGGCCTGCTGGTGCCGGGCGTGGGCGCCTTCGGGGCGGTTATGCAGCAGCTGCGGGCCGTGGGGGCGCCTCGCCTGATCGACCGGCGCCTGGCCGGGGGCAGACCGGTGCTGGGGGTCTGCGTGGGCATGCAGGTCATGTTCGAGTCCTCCACGGAGCACGGCACCACTGAGTCGGGCCTGGGGCAGTGGCCCGGGAGCGTGGAGCGCCTGCAGGCCCCGGTGGTACCGCACATGGGCTGGTCTAAGGTCCGGGTCCCGGCGGGCAGCGTACTCTTTGACGGCCTGGCCGGGCAGCGCTTCTACTTCGTCCACTCCTACGCGGCCCTGCGCGACCCGGCTGAGCTGCTGGGGCCGGGGCCCACCACCCCGCCCCTGGCTACCTGGGCCACCCACGGCGTCGACTTCCTGGCCGCGGTGGAGAACGGGGCCCTGTCCGCCACCCAATTCCACCCGGAGAAGTCCGGGGAGGCAGGCATACAGCTCCTGCGCAACTGGCTCGCCACCCTCTGA
- a CDS encoding polysaccharide deacetylase family protein has product MRSSRRALLGAGLLAAASACTPSSPTSSATGGGSASAAPGAQSAITGSAAGSTQVPPPSAPALSPTASAAPSPSPTPGPAAVPDREQVSSRYTGRAPAWFALEGEGIVSSTAAEGVCLTFDACGGPGGSGVDAALLDFLLDQQVPFTAFLNARWIEANPRDTQRLAQAAAAGRVELGNHGTAHRPLSVTGQSAYQIPGTASPAEVYDEIMGCQQLLEQVAGTRARWFRPGTAHWDDVAVAIAADLGLRAAGFSLNADGGATFSRRAVAQAVGGVQNGDVVIAHLNQPTAATGAGMLEALPPLLAAGTRFLTLSAAAGA; this is encoded by the coding sequence GTGAGAAGCTCCCGGCGCGCCCTGCTGGGTGCAGGCCTGCTCGCGGCCGCGAGCGCCTGCACCCCCTCCTCCCCTACCTCCTCCGCCACCGGCGGCGGGTCTGCCTCCGCCGCCCCCGGGGCGCAGTCTGCCATCACGGGCAGTGCCGCAGGCAGCACCCAGGTCCCCCCGCCCAGCGCTCCGGCACTAAGCCCTACCGCGAGCGCCGCCCCCTCCCCCAGCCCCACGCCTGGACCGGCGGCGGTGCCGGACCGGGAGCAGGTGTCCAGCCGCTACACCGGCCGCGCCCCGGCCTGGTTCGCCCTGGAAGGTGAGGGGATCGTCTCCAGCACCGCGGCCGAGGGCGTGTGCCTGACCTTTGACGCCTGCGGCGGGCCGGGCGGCTCTGGGGTCGACGCCGCCCTGCTGGACTTCCTGCTGGACCAGCAGGTGCCTTTCACGGCCTTTCTCAACGCCCGCTGGATCGAGGCGAACCCCCGTGACACGCAGCGGCTGGCCCAGGCGGCGGCCGCGGGGCGGGTGGAGCTGGGCAACCACGGCACCGCGCACCGGCCCCTGTCGGTGACCGGCCAGTCCGCCTACCAGATTCCCGGCACCGCCAGCCCCGCTGAGGTCTACGACGAGATCATGGGCTGCCAGCAGCTCCTGGAGCAGGTGGCTGGGACCCGCGCCCGCTGGTTCCGTCCTGGCACGGCCCACTGGGACGACGTCGCCGTCGCTATTGCCGCTGACCTAGGGCTGCGGGCCGCAGGCTTCAGCCTGAACGCCGACGGCGGGGCCACCTTCAGCCGCCGGGCCGTGGCCCAGGCGGTGGGGGGCGTGCAGAACGGGGACGTGGTGATAGCCCACCTGAACCAGCCGACGGCTGCCACCGGGGCGGGGATGCTGGAGGCGCTTCCGCCCCTGCTTGCTGCCGGGACCCGCTTCCTGACCTTGAGCGCCGCCGCCGGGGCCTGA